The following proteins are encoded in a genomic region of Fusarium keratoplasticum isolate Fu6.1 chromosome 9, whole genome shotgun sequence:
- a CDS encoding Trafficking protein particle complex subunit translates to MSNLQSGSGAPNATPGGGKEPGLRYPSNGKTIYHRPLNRSKTAELSQASFAYLFGEMVTYAQRRVKGIQELEQRLNLQGHSIGLKLLDLLLFREPARTQLRPLNVIALLHFIKQNVWQHLFNRQADRLEKSANPETPDEYMIIDNEPLVNQYISVPKEMSQLNCAAFVAGVVEGVCDGADFPARVTAHTVAEGEMWPGKTVFLVKFRSEVLEREGFLGKS, encoded by the exons ATGAGCAACCTCCAATCTGGCTCCGGCGCGCCAAACGCCACCCCCGGCGGCGGCAAGGAGCCCGGCCTGCGATACCCCAGCAATGGAAAGACTATCTACCATCGGCCGCTGAACCGCTCCAAGACTGCTGAGCTTAGCCAGGCGAGCTTTGCGTATTTATTTGGGGAGATGGTCACGTATGCGCAGCGACGCGTCAAGGGCATCCAGGAGCTAGAGCAGCG CCTCAACCTTCAAGGCCACTCGATCGGCCTAAaactcctcgacctcctcctcttccgcgAGCCAGCACGCACACAGCTCCGCCCTCTGAACGTCATCGCGCTCCTCCACTTCATCAAGCAAAACGTATGGCAGCACCTCTTCAACCGACAGGCGGACCGTCTCGAAAAGTCGGCCAACCCCGAGACGCCCGACGAATACATGATCATCGACAACGAGCCGCTGGTGAATCAGTACATCAGCGTGCCCAAGGAGATGAGCCAGCTCAACTGCGCCGCCTTTGTCGCCGGCGTCGTAGAGGGCGTGTGCGACGGGGCGGATTTCCCCGCGAGGGTTACGGCGCATACGGttgccgagggcgagatGTGGCCTGGCAAGACGGTGTTTTTGGTCAAGTTTCGATCCGAGGTgctggagagggagggaTTCCTGGGTAAGAGCTAG
- a CDS encoding IPPc domain-containing protein — translation MEPTNGEGPDGSSIKPVSSLRARFENMTSTNTVSKPAEVTAPAPTPSRPISPAPKPNRLRDFKPGQDAAAPAPAVPSTPVVPARPKERPKPAALAISHDAPPPPSQMSARPVPAAKPHSIQLQQTVAPPPPPAVTVLPPQSPPKGRLSTLAVGDQPPFLNPDTIATPSTPGGSSRGFKIPSRSHTSSPSISGPKSPRPAGSRPPSPPPPRRSGELRRSDTVKTAPPPPAPRNEKALIPAPKVTAAPGLPGPRKGDISQETSPFNSPPSSVASGDGTPPKLPTRPRPQSQIELPSRPRSVIVGFDPPPVHHSVANMRKDREQEVNGFSKSITPQPTGEVRPALPARPGTFEIPPRPPTLNNNTMKPPPRPPRPAVSTAIQPLENIPSTPPKRVVSTPTTQQQPQQQLAPPTRGHGRSMTIDRTSDRAPAEFRIAPVTAAVPPIAAVAPPKPIQSAVVAPAKIAPKADPIHHVTAYPDASNTNRRPPFIKHGSYEIQTKYDARNFDVCGEFICASGHMTRVWSLLDGELIMSLSHTEGIRATAVAFKPAADPREEGKRIWIGTNTGDLMEVEVATHAITPGKPNVHGRCEVIRIYRRFNEIWTLDEFGTLLVWGPDETAVANLTGSPTQSYKVPKGHTYSMVVGDELWHATGKEIRIFAPTVDGRSQFQVLVRPLVADSAGEVTSGTLVKSQPDKVFFGHVDGKVTIYSTTDYTCLGMLNVSTWKINALANAGSYIWAAYNTGKICVYDVEEAPWVVLKEWQGHDNPIVKMIADPSSSYFLDRQQIVSLGADNKIRAWDGLLEDDFLEDSMKSKDTQYCDFDEIKALFLTWNAGASTPSSLRYSDGDATFFQDLVQSSGSPEILVFGFQELVDLEDKKLTAKRFLKPKKKEAGTDQERMSHQYRDWRDFLLKTLDDYMPADDLYHLLHTAPMVGLFTCIFVKSSIRDRIRGLHAAEVKRGMGGLHGNKGCVTVRFRVDDTSICLVNCHLAAGQSQANARHNDIAAILEASLFPSERDSATRVDNFVGGGDGSLILDHELCILNGDLNYRIDTMSRDTVVTAVKQNNLGKLLERDQLLVARRRNPAFKLRAFDEMPITFAPTYKYDVGTDNYDTSEKRRSPAWCDRLLYRGRGRVEQLDYRRHEVRVSDHRPVTGSFNLWVKKVDARRRAKAWMESQQGFEDMRQKETSQDKLLYLRDTCGFDEETSKRLVKEKSARRDNRSPSRN, via the exons ATGGAGCCTACCAACGGAGAAGGGCCCGATGGCTCGTCGATT AAACCCGTATCCTCTCTGCGGGCGCGGTTCGAGAACATGACCTCGACAAACACCGTCAGCAAACCCGCCGAGGTCACAGCCCCCGCCCCGACTCCTTCACGGCCCATCTCTCCGGCCCCCAAACCGAATCGCCTCCGAGATTTCAAGCCGGGCCAAGACGCTGCAGCGCCAGCGCCGGCCGTCCCTTCGACCCCCGTAGTCCCTGCCAGGCCGAAAGAGCGGCCCAAGCCTGCTGCACTGGCCATCAGCCATGAtgcccctcccccgccgTCTCAGATGTCCGCACGACCAGTCCCGGCCGCGAAACCACATTCGATACAGCTTCAGCAGACAGTagcaccaccgccgcccCCTGCTGTTACGGTCCTCCCGCCTCAATCACCGCCAAAGGGCCGGCTGTCGACTCTTGCAGTGGGGGACCAACCTCCGTTCCTCAACCCCGATACTATTGCAACACCTTCCACTCCAGGTGGTTCATCTCGAGGCTTTAAAATCCCAAGCCGATCACATACATCCTCACCATCTATTAGCGGCCCCAAATCACCACGCCCTGCGGGCTCAAGACCTCCCtcgccacctcctccaaggcGCTCAGGCGAGCTAAGGCGGAGTGATACTGTTAAGActgcacctcctcctccggctccTCGCAACGAAAAGGCCCTGATACCTGCACCAAAGGTGACAGCGGCCCCAGGACTCCCGGGACCTCGAAAGGGCGACATCTCTCAGGAAACCTCGCCGTTCAACAGTCCGCCGAGCAGCGTAGCATCTGGCGATGGAACCCCTCCAAAGCTGCCTACGCGACCAAGACCGCAGTCTCAGATCGAGCTGCCCAGTAGGCCTCGGTCCGTTATTGTTGGATTTGATCCTCCACCGGTTCATCACTCTGTTGCCAACATGCGGAAGGATCGTGAGCAGGAAGTCAATGGGTTCTCAAAAAGTATCACTCCTCAACCAACAGGTGAGGTTCGTCCTGCACTACCAGCGAGGCCTGGGACCTTTGAAATTCCACCACGACCTCCTACTCTTAACAACAATACCATGAAACCCCCACCGCGACCTCCACGCCCAGCTGTATCTACAGCAATTCAACCATTGGAAAATATCCCTTCTACACCTCCAAAGCGCGTCGTCTCGACCCCGACAAcgcagcaacagcctcagcaacagcTAGCTCCCCCCACACGAGGCCATGGTAGATCTATGACGATCGACAGAACCTCCGACCGAGCGCCCGCAGAGTTTCGAATTGCTCCGGTGACTGCGGCGGTGCCCCCGATCGCAGCTGTTGCGCCTCCAAAGCCAATTCAGTCAGCCGTTGTCGCCCCTGCCAAGATTGCGCCAAAAGCCGACCCCATCCACCATGTCACAGCATATCCCGATGCGTCCAACACCAATCGCCGGCCACCATTCATCAAGCATGGATCTTACGAGATTCAGACCAAGTACGACGCGAGGAACTTTGATGTGTGTGGTGAATTTATCTGCGCAAGTGGGCACATGACAAGAGTATGGAGCCTCTTGGATGGCGAGCTGATCATGAGCCTGTCCCATACGGAGGGTATCAGAGCTACTGCAGTGGCCTTCAAGCCAGCTGCTGACCCTCGAGAGGAGGGTAAGCGCATCTGGATTGGTACTAACACGGGTGACCTcatggaggttgaggttgccACACATGCTATTACACCGGGAAAGCCAAATGTTCATGGCCGATGCGAAGTCATTCGAATTTACCGGCGTTTCAACGAGATCTGGACCCTGGATGAGTTTGGCACGCTGCTCGTATGGGGGCCTGACGAGACTGCCGTTGCCAACCTCACAGGAAGCCCAACGCAGAGCTACAAGGTTCCCAAGGGACACACCTACTCCATGGTCGTTGGGGATGAGCTCTGGCATGCTACGGGCAAAGAGATCCGTATTTTTGCGCCGACGGTCGATGGCCGATCTCAGTTCCAGGTCCTCGTCCGGCCACTGGTAGCAGACAGCGCTGGTGAAGTGACCTCGGGAACCCTTGTGAAGTCACAGCCAGACAAGGTCTTCTTCGGCCATGTCGATGGCAAAGTGACGATATACTCGACTACCGATTACACATGCCTGGGAATGCTGAATGTCAGCACCTGGAAGATTAATGCGTTAGCGAACGCGGGTAGTTACATATGGGCAGCCTACAACACAGGCAAGATCTGTGTTtatgatgttgaggaggcgCCCTGGGTGGTTCTGAAGGAATGGCAGGGACACGACAACCCAATTGTGAAGATGATTGCTGACCCTTCGAGCTCATACTTTTTGGACCGCCAGCAGATCGTCTCCCTAGGCGCCGATAACAAGATCAGGGCGTGGGACGGTCTGCTCGAGGACGACTTCCTTGAGGATTCGATGAAGTCCAAGGACACCCAGTATTgcgactttgacgagatcaaggctctcTTCCTGACTTGGAATGCCGGCGCTTCTACACCATCCAGTCTCCGATATTCCGATGGCGATGCAACCTTCTTCCAGGACCTCGTTCAATCCAGTGGCTCGCCAGAAATCCTTGTGTTTGGTTTCCAGGAGCTGGTGGActtggaggacaagaagttGACTGCCAAACGATTcctcaagcccaagaagaaggaagctGGGACAGACCAAGAACGGATGAGCCATCAGTACCGAGACTGGAGGGATTTCCTGCTCAAGACTCTTGATGACTATATGCCGGCGGACGATCTGTACCATTTGCTTCATACTGCTCCCATGGTTGGATTGTTTACCTGCATCTTTGTCAAGTCTTCCATTCGAGACAGGATTCGAGGTCTCCATGCTGCCGAGGTGAAGCGGGGAATGGGTGGCTTGCACGGTAACAAGGGCTGTGTAACGGTACGATTCCGAGTCGACGACACATCGATCTGCCTTGTCAACTGCCATTTGGCCGCTGGACAATCACAAGCCAACGCTCGCCACAACGATATTGCAGCCATTCTCGAGGCGAGCTTGTTCCCGAGTGAACGAGACTCGGCAACACGAGTTGACAACTTTGTCGGTGGAGGAGACGGTAGTCTCATTTTGGATCACGAGCTGTGCATTCTTAACGGTGATCTCAACTACCGTATCGATACCATGTCTCGGGACACGGTTGTAACGGCAGTGAAGCAGAATAACTTGggcaagctccttgaacGCGATCAGCTCTTGGTGGCTCGTCGCCGCAACCCAGCTTTCAAGCTCCGAGCTTTTGACGAGATGCCCATCACATTTGCGCCAACATACAAGTACGATGTGGGCACAGACAACTACGATACAAGCGAAAAGAGACGAAGTCCCGCCTGGTGCGATCGGCTTCTATACCGGGGACGAGGACGAGTGGAGCAACTTGATTACCGACGACATGAAGTCAGAGTGAGCGATCACCGTCCTGTGACGGGAAGCTTCAACCTCTGGGTTAAAAAGGTGGACGCGAGACGCCGAGCGAAGGCGTGGATGGAAAGCCAGCAAGGATTTGAGGACATGCGGCAGAAAGAAACGTCCCAAGACAA GCTTCTCTATCTAAGGGACACATGCGGCTTCGACGAAGAAACGAGCAAGAGGCTAGTTAAGGAAAAGTCtgcgagacgagacaaccGCAGCCCAAGCCGAAACTAA
- a CDS encoding CID domain-containing protein → MATPELVIAKATLSATLFRADPTSLSRPVVDAFFPLLTNALSQCSRPNVQKCKVWIVDNVAPSPARIAALAKYLGILSKSLQDDASRPSLKRKRLHLLYVLNDVFYHVIKRKGDGKFATLWDGVLPGLVASAAAFDNCPKHKAKLENLIRLWEEKKYFGADIVSKLKDALASGVASQPTETPQISNAPIKLAKDAPYTLPSLHGDPSTPWYDLPATTWLPHLTPNSTKPMIPDLIRPIQLAPGPADKVLVDAVQGLLGEVERMFSREQKLNDEPGVDLNELGERVLLDEITGEIIGGETYYGWSQAARAPDQAATLEGVREAHHATRTNVDDSHETREAIVSPAAGVRVNTGEADHTAEVAMEVEVDVAVPATPLAGVQTPVDGTTVPGDIARTADLGLPNAHLAVMTGSFMTVQIALLRLRHNNSRRTFLQFLHREISPFPRLPRLDIKAPGHRHRLLRI, encoded by the exons ATGGCGACTCCAGAGTTGGTCATAGCAAAGGCCACACTCTCCGCCACGCTCTTCCGCGCCGACCCAACCTCCCTGAGCCGTCCCGTAGTCGACGCCTTCTTCCCGCTGCTCACCAACGCCCTCTCCCAGTGCTCGCGCCCCAACGTCCAG AAATGCAAAGTTTGGATCGTCGACAACGTTGCGCCCTCGCCGGCGCGCATCGCTGCCCTGGCTAAATACCTAGGCATCCTCTCAAAGAGTCTGCAGGATGACGCCTCGCGTCCTAGTCTCAAGCGGAAGAGACTGCACCTCTTGTATGTCCTAAACGACGTGTTTTACCATGTCATCAAGAGAAAAGGCGATGGCAAGTTTGCGACATTGTGGGATGGCGTCCTTCCCGGTCTTGTCGCAAGCGCCGCAGCCTTTGACAACTGCCCCAAACACAAGGCGAAGCTCGAAAACCTTATTCGACTgtgggaagagaagaaataTTTCGGCGCCGACATCGTCTCGAAACTCAAGGATGCGCTCGCAAGCGGCGTAGCATCTCAACCGACCGAAACCCCCCAAATCTCCAATGCGCCCATCAAACTCGCCAAAGACGCGCCTTACACCCTACCCTCCCTGCACGGCGACCCTTCGACGCCGTGGTACGACCTGCCCGCGACGACATGGCTCCCACATTTGACTCCCAACTCAACCAAGCCCATGATCCCAGACCTCATTCGACCCATTCAGCTAGCTCCTGGTCCTGCAGACAAGGTGTTGGTAGACGCGGTGCAAGGCTTGCTGGGTGAGGTTGAGCGCATGTTCTCTAGGGAACAAAAACTGAACGATGAGCCCGGTGTGGACTTGAATGAGCTGGGAGAACGGGTTCTCTTGGATGAAATCACGGGTGAAATCATTGGTGGAGAGACATACTACGGCTGGTCTC AGGCCGCTCGCGCTCCAGATCAAGCAGCTACTCTCGAGGGCGTTCGCGAAGCTCATCACGCCACGCGTACAAACGTCGACGACTCTCACGAGACTCGAGAGGCCATAGTCTCTCCCGCAGCCGGAGTCCGAGTCAACACAGGGGAAGCAGATCACACAGCCGAGGTCGCGATGGAAGTAGAAGTCGACGTCGCAGTCCCAGCTACACCCCTAGCAGGAGTCCAAACCCCGGTAGACGGCACGACCGTTCCAGGGGACATCGCTCGCACAGCAGATCTCGGTCTCCCGAACGCTCACCTCGCCGTCATGACCGGGAGTTTCATGACCGTTCAAatcgccctcctccgcctccgccacAACAACTCCCGCCGAACTTTCCTCCAATTCCTCCACCGGGAGATTTCCCCGTTCCCCCGCCTCCCCCGGCTGGATATCAAGGCCCCTGGCCACCGccaccgcctcctccgcATCTGA
- a CDS encoding Serine/threonine-protein phosphatase 2A 56 kDa regulatory subunit, giving the protein MKRFSQRVLSRGKDSSKSSKKNKDSKDGTASPSSRDSNQSPVLTPTSSTSTLNDPRNKPLPQNNAGHGSEHGSASQPSNLSNVTQAGNAPDRFGSGGASSPNGGNANSRLPPTVIISPTPGHVPPPGAAETMPHDLAPPKAGQKSLLIHRGIDNRDAIPEGLRTPKRQHSSRFDISAHRELEKLPGFHEVPPNRRQELFMQKIDQCNVIFDFNDASGDMKSKEIKRLALHELLDYVANNRQVITEPMYPKVVDMFAKNLFRPIPPPMNPQGEAFDPEEDEPVLEVAWPHIQVVYEFFLRFIESQDFNTNIAKAYIDHSFVLQLLELFDSEDPRERDFLKTTLHRIYGKFLNLRSFIRRSINNVFFQFTYETERFNGIAELLEILGSIINGFALPLKEEHKIFLTRVLLPLHKPKSLSMYHPQLAYCIVQFLEKDASLTEDVVLGLLRYWPKVNSTKEVMFLNEVEDIFEVMDPAEFAKVQEPLFHQLAKSVASPHFQVAERALYFWNNEYFCNLVSDNVEIILPIMFAPLYENSKGHWNRTIHGMVYNAMKLFMEINPQLFDDCSHEYTEQQNTAAAREALRERKWAALSEKANQQRESNGTPDAPPARNHVTPMSRVDEVDPVTEDNQKRLDSLKLQDGSASGRRPSLHERQNSVGSTRSR; this is encoded by the exons ATGAAGCGCTTCAGCCAGAGAGTT CTCTCGCGTGGGAAAGATTCAAGCAAGTCTTCTAAGAAGAACAAGGATTCCAAGGATGGTACcgcctctccctcatcacGGGATTCTAACCAGTCTCCCGTCCTGACGCCCACATCCTCCACGTCGACCCTGAACGACCCCCGAAACAAGCCGCTGCCCCAAAACAATGCTGGCCATGGAAGCGAACACGGTAGCGCCTCGCAGCCCTCCAACCTCTCCAACGTCACTCAGGCCGGTAATGCCCCTGACCGTTTCGGTTCCGGAGGTGCTTCGAGCCCCAACGGCGGCAACGCCAACTCCAGGTTGCCTCCGACTGTCATCATTAGCCCGACGCCTGGT CATGTCCCTCCCCCAGGAGCCGCCGAGACGATGCCTCACGACCTCGCTCCCCCCAAAGCTGGCCAGAAGTCGCTTCTGATCCATCGCGGAATAGATAACCGGGATGCGATTCCCGAGGGACTTCGGACCCCGAAAAGGCAGCACTCGTCACGATTCGACATTTCCGCCCACcgcgagctcgagaagctgccCGGTTTTCATGAAGTCCCACCCAACCGACGACAGGAGCTCTTTATGCAAAAGATTGACCAGTGCAACGTCATTTTCGACTTCAACGATGCGAGCGGAGACATGAAGtccaaggagatcaagaggCTTGCTCTGCACGAGCTGCTCGACTATGTCGCTAACAACCGACAAGTCATCACCGAGCCCATGTATCCCAAGGTTGTCGACATGTTTGCCAAGAACCTGTTCCGCCCAATCCCGCCCCCCATGAACCCTCAGGGCGAGGCCTTTGATCCagaggaggatgagcccGTTCTCGAGGTTGCCTGGCCGCATATCCAGGTTGTTTATGAGTTTTTCCTGCGCTTCATTGAGAGCCAGGatttcaacaccaacattgCCAAGGCCTATATCGACCACAGCTTCGttctgcagcttctggaGCTGTTTGACTCTGAGGATCCTCGTGAACGAGATTTTTTGAAGACCACCCTCCATCGCATTTATGGAAAATTCCTCAACCTGCGCTCCTTCATTCGACGATCCATCAACAACGTCTTCTTCCAGTTCACCTATGAAACCGAACGCTTCAATGGTATTGCTGAGCTGCTCGAGATTCTTGgttccatcatcaacggATTCGCTCTCCCACTGAAGGAAGAGCACAAGATCTTCCTGACACGGGTGCTGCTGCCCTTGCACAAGCCCAAGAGTCTCAGCATGTATCACCCTCAGCTTGCCTACTGTATCGTGCAAttcttggagaaggatgccTCGCTCACAGAAGAT GTGGTGCTTGGCTTGCTTCGCTACTGGCCCAAGGTAAACAGCACCAAGGAAGTCATGTTCCTcaacgaggttgaggacATCTTTGAGGTGATGGATCCTGCCGAGTTTGCCAAGGTCCAGGAGCCTCTGTTCCATCAGCTGGCCAAGTCGGTGGCCAGCCCCCATTTCCAGGTTGCCGAGCGTGCGTTGTACTTCTGGAACAACGAATATTTCTGCAACCTTGTCAGTGACAATGTGGAGATTATTCTTCCCATTATGTTTGCGCCCCTGTATGAGAACTCCAAGGGACACTGGAACAG GACGATCCATGGCATGGTCTACAATGCCATGAAACTCTTTATGGAGATTAACCCACAGCTGTTTGACGACTGCTCGCATGAGTACACTGAGCAGCAGAACACTGCCGCGGCACGGGAAGCTCTGCGGGAGCGTAAATGGGCTGCTCTGAGCGAGAAGGCGAACCAGCAAAGGGAAAGCAACGGAACCCCCGACGCGCCGCCAGCACGGAACCACGTCACACCGATGTCACGCGTCGATGAGGTTGACCCTGTCACCGAGGATAACCAGAAGCGCCTCGATTCGCTTAAGCTGCAAGACGGTTCAGCCAGCGGTCGCCGACCCAGTCTCCACGAGCGCCAGAATTCTGTGGGATCTACCCGGAGTCGATAA